A window of Bradyrhizobium diazoefficiens genomic DNA:
CAGGAGCACGTCGAGCGGCACCGCGCCCTGCCAGTGCTGGTCCTTGTCGACGACGTAGATCTCGTAGAAGCGGTCGGGCAGATCCGGCGTCTCGCGCATGTAGTCGATCGCCTGGCCCACGGTGAAATCCTGCGGCACCGCGATGAACTCGGTCTGCATCCGGCGGCCGGCGGAATTCTCCGGATACAGCAGACTGCGCTCGAGCGCGACACGCTCGCGTAGCGGCAGCTTCTCGAGGATCTCTTCCTGGTCGGCCTCGTTCAGGGTTTCCAGGAGCTCGACCGCGTCGTCGGATTCGAGCTCGCGGACGCCCTCGGCGACCGTCTCCGGCGGCAGCTCCTCGAGGATCTCCTCGCGCACGGCCTCGTCGACTTCGTTCAGCGCGGAGAAGTCGAAATCGCGCCCGGTCAGCTCGACCAGACGGACGCGTTCGTCAGGCTCCAGGGCGCCGATCAGATCGCCGAGATCGGCCTCGTGCAGCTCGGCGACGCACGCGCGCAGCGATACGCTGTCGCCAGCCTCGATTGCACGGGCGATCTCCTCGACGAATTCGTAACGAATTTCGCCGTCTTCATTGCGCATCGGCACGTGGTCGAGTACCGAATCCGCGGCGGATAGGGCAACGTCCATATGTTCATCCATGGCGCGCCTCGCCGTTTGACAGGTTGGAACGAATGGTCCGGGCTGACGGTTCAGGCAATACCCACAAGGCGACTCTGAGCGCAATGACAAAGATGCTTCGACCGAGGTGGACCGCGATATCGCTGGGCGCAGCCCTTGCGGCCCTCACCGGCATTGCCTCGGTCGCGGCCGCCGAATGCCCGCGCAAGGACGCGCTCGGCACCTCGCGCGTGCTGGGCGTCGACGCCAAGACCACGCCGCGCGTGGGCTTGAAGAGCTTTCCGCAGACGCTGCCGCTGGCCGACCACGAGGTCGTGCTGACCTTCGACGACGGGCCGAACCCGCCGACGACGTCGAAGGTGCTGGCGGCGCTGGCACAGGAATGCGTGCGCGCGACCTTCTTCCTGATCGGCCTGCACGCCTCCGCGTATCCCGACATGGTCAAGCGCATCGCCCGCGAAGGCCACACCATCGGCCACCACACCTTCTCGCATCCGTTCATGGCGCGGATACCGTTCGACAAGGCGAAGAGCGAGATCGACCGCGGCATTGCGGCCGACGAGATGGCACTGCACGGCACCTCGACGACGACGCCCTCGACACCGTTTTTCCGCTTTCCTTATTTCGAAGGGACGCCGGCGCTGCTCGACCTGCTCCAGTCGCGCGGCATCGTCGTGTTCGGGGCCGACCTGTGGGCCAGCGACTGGGACGAGATCACGCCGGAGCAGGAATTGAAGCTCGTCACCGAGCGCCTCGCCGCCTCCCGCAAAGGCATCGTCCTCTTCCACGACACCAAGGCGCGCACGGCCGCGATCATGCCGGCCTTCCTGCGGTATCTGAGAGAGAACGGTTTTCACGTGGTTCACGTCGTACCGGCTGGCGTGCTTCAGAAGAATGCCGATGTTCGCTGATGCCGGAATGTCACGCCGGCGCAAAATGGGGTGATTTGCCCCTATTAACACTCTGTTCATGCTAGGCCATGCAAATGGATGGGGACTTTGCGCTGGGAAGAGTTCTTTGCGCCTGAACCGTTTCCCGACGTCTCCGACCTATTATGGCGGCAATCGCGCATGAGGACAGGCGGGTTCATGATCGGAACTGGCGTGGTATTGCGAACGCGATCGTGGATCGTCCTTTGCCTCGGTGGATTCCTTGGATGTTCGACCATCGGATCGCCGGCGGCGCTTGCGGCCGACTGCCCGGGCCATCCGGACGCGCTCGGCACGTCCCGCACCCTCGTGGTCGATCCGCGCGAGCATCCGCGCATCGGCACCATGCAGTACCGCGAGACCCTGCCGCTTAGGGATCACGAGGTCGTCCTGACCTTCGACGACGGTCCGTTGCCGAAATATTCCAACCAGGTGCTGCAGATCCTCGCCGACGAGTGCATCAAGGCGACCTTCTTCATCATCGGCAGCCAGGCCAAGGCGAACCCGGAAGGCGTGCGCAAGCTGGTGGCGGCGGGCCACACCGTCGGCACCCACAGCATGACCCATCCGCTGACATTCGACCGGATGCCGATCGAGAAGGCCGAGGCCGAGATCAACGGCGGTATCGAATGGACCTCGGCTGCGATGACCGATCCGTCCAAGCTGGCGCCGTTCTTCCGCATTCCCGGCCTGATGCGCGCCGAGGGCGTCGAGAACTATCTGATCTCACGCGGCATCCAGGTCTGGAGCGCCGACTTCCCGGCCGACGACTGGCGCCATGTGTCGTCCGATCGCGTCTATCAGCTCGCGATCCAGCGGCTGGAGGCCAAGGGCAAGGGCATCCTGCTGCTGCACGACATCCAGGCCCGCACGGTGGCGGCGCTGCCGAAGATCATCCGCGACCTCAAGGCGCGCGGCTATCGCATCGTGCATGTGGTGCCGGCGACCGCCGACCGGCCGGCGACGCCGACCACGCCGGTCGAGTGGCTGCTGCATCCGCCGACCGAGACGGTGCCGATCGCGCGCTGGCCGACTGTCCCGAACTTCGTGTTCACGCAGACCAAAACGCTTCCGGCGCCCTTGCTCGCCGATCTCGATCTGCCGACCGAGCATCAGCCGCTGCTGCCGCGCCGGACCGTGGCGCAGGCCAATGTCGCGGCCACCCTGCCCGTGCCCGGCCGCGCTCTGTTTGCGATCCCGGAAGGCTCGGTCGAGGTGCTACTGTCGACGACATTGTCGCGGCGCGCCGCGACGCGGCTCGCAATGGCGGCCGAGACGCCGCATGCGGCCAGGGGCAAGGCTGCAAAAGGCAAGACGGCCAAGCTCCAGGCTCGGCACGCCGCGCATCCGGCACCCGCCACACCGAAGCATGCCACGCAGATCAAGGGCGCTACGCCGCACCCGACCCGCCTCGCCAGTCTGAAGAAGCGCGCTTAGCCCCTACTGCCGCACGATGGCGGCGACGCAGAGCAGCACGATCAGCGCCAGGAAGAACAGGTCCATGTAGGACTTGACCTCGCCGTCACGCCGCAGCCGCGCGACGTCGGCGACGACCTGCCTGCGCGCGTTCGTTCCTCCGGAGCTGTCGTTGATCGGGCCCTGAAGGCGCCTGGTCTCGGCTTCCAGCTTCTCGATCTTCTGGAAGAAATAGAACGCGCGCAGCGTCGAGGCTGCGCGCATCGCGGCATAGACCAGCACCAGGATCGCCAGGATTGCCCGGTTCGGATATTTCTCCATGAAGTTCAGGCTGAAATAGACGACCGCCATAAAGGCGAAGTTGGTGACGAAGCGATAGACGAAGCTGAGAAGGGCCATGCTGGCTCGAGCCTTGAGAGGGCGCAACCGGGATCGTGTTGCGGAACGGGATCGTGGGAGCTAGACCGGAACGGCCCGCCGGCCGGATGCCGTCGCGATCCGTCTACGCCAACTTTGTTTCAACAAAGATACTGCAAGCCGCCGCCTTTTAGCCATACGCGGCCATAATGCAAACCGGACCGGTGACCATCGCCCTGCCCCGTGCAGCGCGCCCGCAACACACTCATGGCGATTTGGCGGAAGTCGCGATAGACTGTCCCTGCCGTCACATCTGGGGTCTGCCGATGCCGAAGAAGGGAATCACCGGCCATGACGACTGGGTTCTGACCGAAGCGCTCGCGACCGCCCTGGTCGCGCTGGAGCAGCTCGAACCAAAGCACCAGCCGAACGCGCATATGGACGACATCCGCAAGATGCTCTCCAGCGGCAAGGAGCCGGCGGCGGTGAGGCTGCACCTCGCCCAGGCCAAATGCCGCCTGTTTCCCGACCTCGACCCGCTGGAGATCTACCGGGAATACGGCATTGGCGAGGAATATGGCTGAAGGGCCCGGCGATCGATCGGCCTTAAGGCCCACCCGCAATCGATCCCGCGATCGCCATGACCAGCGCGCCAAGGTCGATCTTCCCGTTGACGATCAGCTCCTCCGAGCTCGCATCGTCCGAGCCTTGAACCTTCAGGGATTGCGGCCGGTTGGCGGACTGTCGCTGCAGCTCGCCGATGATGGCCTCCTTCAGTTTTTCTTCCAGCATGGGCTCTGTCCTCAGGCCGCCATCGCGCGGCAGGATTGCGCACAGGAGCGGCATATGGCGACGCATTCGTCCATGCCGCCGACCCGCTCGCAGTCGGCGGCGCACTCATTGCAGATTTCGGCGCATTCGCCGCAGGTGTGCCGGTGATGCGGCGTGTTGATCAGCATGAAATGCGCGGCCGTCCGACACATTTCGGCGCAGGCCATCATCAGGCGGAAGTGCTTCGGCTCGACGTGCTTGCCGCCGGTCTCGAGGCAATGGTTCATCGCCGTGCCGAGACACGTCTGATAGCAGCTCATGCAGAGCGCGATGCAGCGGGTCATGTCCTCGGATTGAGCCATTTGTTGTCTCCAGTTGGGCATCCCCAGTTCCGCCCAACCCAAGCGAGGCTTTGATCGTTCCTGCCGGCGGGCCGATTTGGCATCCGGGGAACCGGGGATGCGGCTGGTCAAAGCGCGCCAGATAGATCGCGGCCATCAGTCCGGCGGGGCCGCCGCCGACGACCAGGCAATCGAGCCGCGTGCTGGTCATTTGGGGTTCGGGTCCTGAAGACCGGCGCCGGGCTCCTGAAGCCGTCCGCTACGCGCCAGCCGGACTGCGTTGCCCAGCGCGCGCGCCGCGTTCTGCACGTTCTGCTGAAATTTCCCGTCCTCGTCGAGCTCGTGATGCGAGGTGGCATATGGCTCCATGTAACCGACATAGCCGTCGAGCTCGGCAAAGCGGCCCGCCGAGATCAGCTTCATGTCGGTCAGCCAGTCCGACAAGGCGCGGCGCACGCCCTCGGCGCCGACGGCATCGCCGTGCACGACGACGCCGAAATGACGGCCGGCGAGATGGCGCGGATAGGGCCAGCCCTTCAGCTCCATCGCCTTGGCTTCAGCGGCCGTCTTGCCATGCGTCGAGGTCGGATCGGGATTGCCGCCGTCGGCGCAGACCATGCGGTCCATCATCGCCTTGAGCCCGGCGGGCACGTGATACCAGTTCACCGGCGCCACGATCAGAATGCCGTGGGCGGCGACCCACAGCGGATAGACCTCGTTCATCCAGTCGTGGGTCTGGCCCAGCGAGTAATTCGGATAACAGCTGCACGGCCAGTGGCAGAGCGGCATGGCGGTACCGACACAGGTTTTGCAGGGATGGATGGTCTTGCCGAACTCCGAGGCGAGACGCGACAGATCGAGAATGTCGACGGCAAACCCCATCTCGACGAAAACAGGCTCGGCCAGCTTGACCAGGCGCCAGGTCTTGGACATCTCGCCGGGACAGGTGTGCTCGCTGCGCGCCGAGCCGTTGATCACGAGGATGCGCGGCGTCTCGTTCGCATCGTCGTGCCGCCGCTGCGCTTCCAGGATTTTTTCGCGCGCATCGAGCCAATCGATGGCGATGTCGTAGTCGGGGTCGGCAAATCCGGGCCCCGCCTTCCGCGTCAAGGGCGCCTTGCGCGAATGGCTGTAGGCATCCCAGGCCGCATCGGTGATGGCATCGAGCTCCCGTTGCAGCGGGGCAAAGGCGGGATCGACGAACTGGTCTTTGTAACGCCGTTCGAACTCCTCGCGCGACAGCTTGACCGGCGGCATCCCCTTGCGAATTTCGGCTTCCGTCATGCTGACTCCGGGTGAAGTCGAATATCGTCGACCAACCCGGCGCGCTGCGCGCGGTTCCAGTCCGTCCTACTGGCGAACGACGACGCTCATTGGACTTTCACAAGGCCCGCCTCGCATCGCCTGCGCCGGAACCGAAGTGCTGATTCATATGTTCATGAAGCACTTGCAGGAGGATCATCATGGCTAAAGCAGCATGGAAACGCTCGGGCTCACCGATCGGCCGCAAAGGACCGCGCAAGGCCGATCCAGCGTACAAGCGCCGGACGCGCCAGCCCTGGACGCCCGCGGATGTGAGCAAGCTGAAGCAGCTCGCAAAGGGCAACACGCCCACCGGCGTCATGAGCATCAAGCTTCAGCGCCCGATCGCGGCCATTCGCAGCAAGGCGCAGCGCGAGGGAATTTCACTCCGGCCCGTCAACCGCTCGCCCTACAATCGGCGGACCAAATCGGCCAAGCGGCGTTGACCCACGCAACGCCGGGCCACGCCGACCCTAGTTCGGCGGCTGCAAGCCCGGCGACCGCAACCGTTCGCTCATCTGAGAGCCTGTTTCCGCCTGACGCGCCTTGCGCAACATCTCATCGCGAGCCGCGCCGGCGGAAGCGATTTGGCCTCTTCGCGCAGCCGCTCCGCTTCGGCGGCCAAGCGCGTCTCCAGCAAATCGGTTCGCGTAGCTCGACGCCGCGTTTCCATGAGGGGTTCTCCCTGATTTCAACCGGTCTGAGCGCTTCGTTTGCGTTCTTACCGGTAAGGCCATTTTGCGCGATGCCAGATTTACAACGTTCCAGAAGCGGAACGGTTTCGGGATCAAGTGAGCCGGCCTCATCGCGGCAGGGTCGATTCCGTCTTGCGGGTTTTCGCGGAGATCGCGGCGGACCAGCTCTACGACTTCGCGGTGCCGGGCTCGGCCATCTTGCGGTGTTGCCTGGCCAGCATCTCGTTCGGCGTGACGTTGGCAACCGTGGTCTGAATCTTGTTCTTCAGCCCGGTCACGACATGGGAATCCCCGCGCAGCATCGCCTCGAAGCCCGCCTTGGCGACCTGGTATGCGTCGTCCTTCTGCTCGGTGCCGACCTTGGTGTCCATCATCTCGGCACGACGGAAGAACTCGGTCTCGGTCGCGCCGGGCATCAGGCAGGTGACGGTGACGCCGCTGTCGCGCAGCTCCTCGCGCAGTGCGAAGGAGAATGAATCG
This region includes:
- a CDS encoding polysaccharide deacetylase family protein, whose product is MTKMLRPRWTAISLGAALAALTGIASVAAAECPRKDALGTSRVLGVDAKTTPRVGLKSFPQTLPLADHEVVLTFDDGPNPPTTSKVLAALAQECVRATFFLIGLHASAYPDMVKRIAREGHTIGHHTFSHPFMARIPFDKAKSEIDRGIAADEMALHGTSTTTPSTPFFRFPYFEGTPALLDLLQSRGIVVFGADLWASDWDEITPEQELKLVTERLAASRKGIVLFHDTKARTAAIMPAFLRYLRENGFHVVHVVPAGVLQKNADVR
- a CDS encoding polysaccharide deacetylase family protein, with translation MIGTGVVLRTRSWIVLCLGGFLGCSTIGSPAALAADCPGHPDALGTSRTLVVDPREHPRIGTMQYRETLPLRDHEVVLTFDDGPLPKYSNQVLQILADECIKATFFIIGSQAKANPEGVRKLVAAGHTVGTHSMTHPLTFDRMPIEKAEAEINGGIEWTSAAMTDPSKLAPFFRIPGLMRAEGVENYLISRGIQVWSADFPADDWRHVSSDRVYQLAIQRLEAKGKGILLLHDIQARTVAALPKIIRDLKARGYRIVHVVPATADRPATPTTPVEWLLHPPTETVPIARWPTVPNFVFTQTKTLPAPLLADLDLPTEHQPLLPRRTVAQANVAATLPVPGRALFAIPEGSVEVLLSTTLSRRAATRLAMAAETPHAARGKAAKGKTAKLQARHAAHPAPATPKHATQIKGATPHPTRLASLKKRA
- a CDS encoding four-helix bundle copper-binding protein is translated as MAQSEDMTRCIALCMSCYQTCLGTAMNHCLETGGKHVEPKHFRLMMACAEMCRTAAHFMLINTPHHRHTCGECAEICNECAADCERVGGMDECVAICRSCAQSCRAMAA
- a CDS encoding flavodoxin family protein, with translation MTEAEIRKGMPPVKLSREEFERRYKDQFVDPAFAPLQRELDAITDAAWDAYSHSRKAPLTRKAGPGFADPDYDIAIDWLDAREKILEAQRRHDDANETPRILVINGSARSEHTCPGEMSKTWRLVKLAEPVFVEMGFAVDILDLSRLASEFGKTIHPCKTCVGTAMPLCHWPCSCYPNYSLGQTHDWMNEVYPLWVAAHGILIVAPVNWYHVPAGLKAMMDRMVCADGGNPDPTSTHGKTAAEAKAMELKGWPYPRHLAGRHFGVVVHGDAVGAEGVRRALSDWLTDMKLISAGRFAELDGYVGYMEPYATSHHELDEDGKFQQNVQNAARALGNAVRLARSGRLQEPGAGLQDPNPK